A single region of the Acidobacteriota bacterium genome encodes:
- a CDS encoding glycosyltransferase family 2 protein, whose protein sequence is MSKVNRVSVAILSWNGRHHLEHCLEALEQQQDPGVPWEILVLDNGSKDGTAEWMGRRHPTVRLIESPVNLGFCAGNNRLVEAAEGDAVALLNNDTRPQPQWLAALVAGLQDAPEDVAAVSGCIVNWEGDRLDFGRGLMTFDGHAFQLDFRRPLAQARIPALGDELPFACGGNMLVRKASFLEAGGFDESYFAYLEDVDLGWRLWSGGERITFVPEAVVHHRSSATSDLLGLYNRGFLFERNAFLTAYKNYEAGIWQGIMPAVLLTVTSRSQHLMERRNPGGGLLALDPYAGHIADTATPAAQPGVASPASASTASGEASDIHQTRWQRWRAYPKRELLGRGLLKLARKIWPQAPELTPPCLTDPQTVAHLRAHSYILRHLDPAAESRQAIQRRRRFPDSEYFARFPAHLIPTYPGDQALFQDPGFRSWLPQDLPLAERQLGEVMEMGE, encoded by the coding sequence ATGAGCAAGGTGAATCGGGTCTCGGTGGCCATCCTCAGCTGGAACGGCCGCCATCATCTGGAGCATTGTCTGGAGGCTCTGGAGCAGCAGCAGGATCCCGGCGTTCCGTGGGAAATCTTGGTGCTCGACAACGGCTCCAAGGACGGCACCGCCGAGTGGATGGGTCGGCGACATCCCACGGTGCGGCTCATCGAGAGTCCGGTGAATCTGGGCTTCTGCGCGGGCAACAATCGCTTGGTGGAGGCTGCCGAGGGGGACGCCGTGGCCCTGCTCAACAACGACACCCGGCCGCAGCCCCAGTGGCTGGCAGCGCTGGTGGCGGGACTACAAGACGCTCCCGAGGATGTCGCCGCGGTCTCTGGCTGCATCGTCAACTGGGAGGGGGACCGGCTGGACTTCGGCCGTGGCCTGATGACCTTCGACGGTCACGCCTTTCAGCTCGACTTCCGCCGCCCCCTGGCCCAGGCTCGAATCCCCGCCCTGGGGGACGAGCTGCCCTTCGCTTGCGGCGGCAATATGCTGGTGCGCAAGGCGTCCTTCCTCGAGGCCGGCGGCTTCGACGAGAGCTACTTCGCCTACCTGGAGGACGTCGACCTAGGGTGGCGTCTGTGGTCCGGCGGCGAGCGCATCACCTTCGTGCCGGAGGCGGTGGTCCATCACCGCTCCAGCGCCACCAGCGATCTGCTGGGGCTCTACAACCGCGGCTTTCTCTTCGAGCGCAACGCCTTCCTCACCGCCTACAAGAACTACGAGGCCGGCATCTGGCAGGGCATCATGCCGGCGGTCTTGCTCACCGTCACTTCCCGCAGCCAGCACTTGATGGAGCGCCGCAACCCCGGCGGCGGCCTCCTCGCCCTCGACCCCTACGCCGGCCACATCGCCGACACCGCCACGCCAGCTGCTCAGCCTGGCGTGGCCTCACCGGCGTCAGCTTCAACGGCCTCGGGCGAAGCCAGCGACATCCACCAGACCCGCTGGCAGCGCTGGCGCGCCTACCCGAAACGCGAGCTCCTGGGCCGCGGCCTGCTCAAGCTCGCCCGCAAGATTTGGCCCCAGGCTCCCGAGCTCACCCCGCCCTGTCTCACCGACCCCCAGACCGTCGCTCATCTGCGCGCCCACAGCTACATCCTTCGCCACCTGGACCCCGCTGCTGAATCCCGTCAGGCCATCCAACGCCGCCGCCGCTTCCCCGACAGCGAATACTTCGCCCGCTTCCCCGCCCACCTCATCCCCACCTACCCCGGCGACCAAGCCCTCTTCCAAGACCCCGGCTTCCGTTCCTGGCTCCCCCAAGACCTCCCCCTCGCCGAGCGGCAGTTGGGGGAAGTGATGGAGATGGGTGAGTGA
- a CDS encoding glycosyltransferase family 4 protein → MTRVALLCSEALRPRMAGIGIRYLELARRLPPAGLEVVVVTPGEPEEVPALPDGAQIRRFERGGLAQVLADCDCAVAQGQLANDLVLEAPELPTVIDLYDPWLVENLHYSASLGLDPYRNDHATWVLQMSRGDFFLCSSDEQRHFYLGFLAALGRVNPRLLESDPDLQRLIAAVPFGLPDELPPHQPLLPPSPEGTRRLLFGGLYDWYDPWTLLEALALLEGEGREDWEVLLIRNPNPGSTPQRLFEEVEDWCRRRGWWESRVRALDWIPAERRYDLLRDVDLMVAPHRPSLETRLSLRTRFLDALIAGCPVVTSEGGAMSRLLMEHDAGWVVPPGDVAALSEALTAALDRPEEVARREAGGRRLVAGFSWDRVLAPLVAFCSDPQQDPTKADFAFRPPTQAPPDDLWFRLRRKIRRLLGGSS, encoded by the coding sequence ATGACTCGGGTCGCCCTACTGTGCTCGGAAGCACTGCGCCCGCGCATGGCGGGCATCGGCATCCGCTACCTGGAGCTGGCTCGTCGCCTGCCGCCGGCGGGGCTAGAAGTGGTGGTGGTCACCCCCGGGGAGCCGGAGGAGGTTCCGGCGCTGCCGGACGGGGCTCAGATCCGCCGCTTCGAGCGCGGTGGCCTCGCTCAGGTGCTGGCGGATTGCGACTGCGCCGTCGCCCAGGGACAACTGGCCAACGACCTGGTGTTGGAGGCGCCCGAGCTACCCACCGTCATCGATCTCTACGATCCGTGGCTGGTGGAGAATTTGCACTACAGCGCCAGCCTCGGCCTCGATCCCTATCGCAATGACCACGCCACCTGGGTGTTGCAGATGTCCCGGGGAGATTTCTTTCTTTGCTCTTCCGACGAACAGCGCCACTTCTATCTCGGCTTCCTCGCCGCTCTGGGCCGGGTCAACCCGCGCCTACTGGAGTCGGATCCGGATCTCCAGAGGCTCATCGCTGCCGTTCCCTTCGGCTTGCCGGACGAGCTGCCGCCGCACCAGCCGCTGCTGCCGCCGTCGCCGGAGGGTACTCGCCGGCTGCTCTTCGGTGGTCTCTATGATTGGTACGACCCGTGGACTCTCCTCGAGGCGCTGGCGCTCTTGGAAGGCGAAGGGCGTGAGGATTGGGAAGTGCTGCTGATCCGCAACCCCAATCCCGGCTCGACCCCGCAGCGGCTCTTCGAGGAGGTAGAAGACTGGTGCCGCCGCCGGGGCTGGTGGGAGAGCCGGGTGCGAGCTCTCGACTGGATCCCCGCGGAGCGGCGCTACGATCTCCTGCGGGATGTGGATCTGATGGTGGCGCCCCACCGCCCGAGCCTGGAGACGCGGCTCTCCTTGCGGACCCGCTTCCTCGATGCCTTGATCGCTGGCTGCCCCGTGGTCACTTCGGAGGGTGGTGCCATGAGCCGCCTGCTGATGGAGCACGATGCCGGTTGGGTGGTGCCGCCGGGGGATGTAGCCGCCTTGTCGGAAGCCTTGACGGCGGCGCTGGATCGGCCCGAGGAGGTGGCTCGCCGCGAGGCCGGCGGCCGGCGACTGGTGGCAGGGTTCTCCTGGGACCGAGTGCTGGCGCCCCTGGTGGCCTTCTGCAGCGACCCACAGCAGGATCCGACCAAGGCCGACTTTGCTTTCCGGCCACCGACCCAAGCTCCCCCGGACGATCTTTGGTTCCGGCTCCGGCGCAAGATTCGGCGCCTGCTGGGAGGCTCCTCATGA